The Gemmata palustris genome includes a region encoding these proteins:
- a CDS encoding chemotaxis protein CheW, whose product MSSPDKPNSPELVAHGGQFLAFQLCGEEYGVEILRVQEIKGYSKITPLPNTPREIKGVMNLRGTVVPIIDLRTRLGLHEAEYTVFTVIIVVTVGTKIVGLVVDAVSDVLNVEAREMVPTPDLGAGVDTSFLTGIARTNDRLVSLLNVDRLVGNTTDAALTA is encoded by the coding sequence GTGAGTTCACCCGACAAACCCAATTCGCCCGAACTCGTGGCCCACGGGGGTCAGTTCCTGGCGTTCCAGCTTTGCGGGGAGGAGTACGGGGTCGAGATCCTGCGGGTGCAGGAGATCAAGGGGTACTCGAAGATCACCCCGCTCCCCAACACGCCGCGCGAGATCAAGGGCGTCATGAACCTGCGCGGGACCGTGGTCCCCATCATCGACCTGCGCACCCGGCTCGGGCTGCACGAGGCCGAGTACACCGTGTTCACCGTCATCATCGTCGTCACCGTCGGAACCAAAATCGTCGGCCTCGTCGTCGACGCCGTCTCCGACGTGCTCAACGTCGAGGCCCGGGAAATGGTCCCGACACCCGACCTCGGCGCGGGCGTGGACACCTCGTTCCTCACCGGCATCGCCCGCACCAACGACCGCCTCGTGTCGCTGCTCAACGTGGACCGGCTCGTCGGTAACACCACCGACGCGGCGCTCACTGCGTAA
- a CDS encoding methyl-accepting chemotaxis protein produces the protein MNWFRNRQTMTKLLLGFSALSVLMAVMGYVAISGMGTLQDNSETLYEKHLKGMHAIDETNTSIALAGRNVRMTILAKTPDERRKSADQTRHYLKEVRTNMDLAEKTLISPEAKQKFGEVKPLVAPWIERLDNANTLAEAGRDKEALEALQTSIIGANQLVACMGGLRDAKFKVSQQAFESGTETYRSARQTMIGVVIGGMLGGMVLGYLIAQLITTPLTRCVTVLEGVAKGDLSQRAEIDTQDELGRMATALNTAIGSLVAAKEAERVQIQKDRERAEKETAAERERTERETAATRAQAEQERAQAAELQEKVTSIVSTVTAMAAGDFTQHVPDMGTDAIGQMASAMNKAIVSVRTALEGVREVSEQLADASSQLSAASDEISTGAQEQASSLEETASTLEEITATVKQNADSAQQARQLASSSKDVAEKGGQVVGNAVEAMSEINDSSKKISDIITTIDEIAFQTNLLALNAAVEAARAGEQGRGFAVVASEVRNLAQRSATAAKEIKSLIEDSVKKVDAGTDLVNRSGSTLGDIVTSVKRVTDLITEIAAAGKEQSTGIEQVNKAVSQMDTVTQRNASQTEEMSATAQTLTDQAGQLRDLVARFKLSETGRAAPRPAHRAKAPATKPRPAVAKALKSAHSNGNGRTHELDQLGSDGGFTEF, from the coding sequence ATGAACTGGTTCCGCAACCGTCAGACGATGACCAAGCTGCTCCTCGGGTTCTCAGCCCTCTCGGTGCTGATGGCCGTAATGGGCTACGTTGCGATCTCCGGTATGGGGACGCTGCAAGACAACTCGGAGACGCTCTACGAGAAGCACCTGAAGGGGATGCACGCGATCGACGAGACCAACACCTCGATCGCGCTGGCCGGGCGCAACGTGCGGATGACGATCCTGGCCAAGACCCCCGACGAGCGCAGAAAGAGCGCGGACCAAACGCGCCATTACCTCAAAGAGGTCCGAACCAACATGGACCTCGCGGAGAAAACGCTGATCTCCCCCGAAGCAAAACAAAAGTTCGGCGAGGTCAAGCCCCTGGTCGCACCGTGGATCGAGCGCCTCGACAACGCGAACACCCTGGCCGAAGCCGGGCGCGACAAAGAAGCGCTCGAGGCGCTCCAGACATCGATCATCGGCGCCAACCAACTGGTCGCGTGTATGGGGGGACTCAGGGACGCCAAGTTTAAGGTTAGTCAACAAGCATTCGAGAGCGGGACGGAAACGTACCGCTCGGCGCGTCAAACGATGATCGGTGTGGTCATCGGAGGGATGTTGGGTGGCATGGTGCTGGGGTACCTGATCGCCCAACTCATTACCACGCCACTGACCCGGTGCGTGACCGTGCTCGAGGGGGTGGCCAAGGGGGATCTGAGCCAGCGCGCGGAAATCGATACGCAGGACGAACTCGGTCGCATGGCGACGGCCCTGAACACGGCCATCGGTTCACTCGTGGCCGCCAAAGAAGCGGAGCGGGTCCAGATCCAAAAGGATCGCGAGCGGGCCGAGAAGGAAACCGCGGCCGAGCGCGAGCGCACCGAGCGCGAGACCGCGGCCACGCGCGCCCAGGCCGAACAAGAGCGGGCGCAAGCGGCCGAGCTCCAGGAGAAGGTGACGTCCATCGTCTCCACGGTGACCGCGATGGCCGCGGGCGACTTCACGCAACACGTGCCCGACATGGGCACCGACGCGATCGGTCAGATGGCCTCGGCCATGAACAAGGCGATCGTCTCGGTGCGCACCGCACTCGAGGGCGTGCGCGAAGTGTCCGAGCAGCTCGCCGACGCATCCAGCCAACTCTCCGCCGCCAGCGACGAGATCTCCACCGGCGCGCAGGAGCAGGCCAGCAGCCTCGAAGAAACCGCCAGCACGCTCGAGGAGATCACGGCCACGGTCAAGCAGAACGCGGACAGCGCGCAACAAGCCCGGCAACTGGCCAGCAGCTCCAAGGACGTGGCCGAGAAGGGCGGGCAAGTGGTCGGCAACGCGGTCGAGGCGATGAGCGAGATCAACGATTCGTCCAAGAAGATTTCGGACATCATCACGACGATCGACGAGATCGCGTTCCAGACGAACCTGTTGGCCCTCAACGCGGCCGTCGAAGCCGCTCGCGCCGGGGAACAGGGGCGCGGGTTCGCCGTCGTCGCGTCCGAAGTCCGCAACCTGGCGCAACGCAGTGCGACCGCCGCCAAGGAGATCAAGTCCCTGATCGAGGACTCGGTCAAGAAGGTCGACGCCGGAACCGACTTGGTGAACCGGTCCGGGTCCACGCTCGGGGACATCGTGACGAGTGTGAAGCGTGTGACGGACCTCATCACCGAGATTGCGGCCGCGGGCAAGGAGCAGTCCACGGGCATCGAGCAGGTCAACAAGGCCGTGTCCCAGATGGACACCGTCACCCAGCGCAACGCCTCGCAGACCGAGGAGATGTCGGCGACCGCGCAGACCCTGACGGATCAGGCCGGTCAGCTCCGCGACCTCGTCGCACGGTTCAAGCTCAGTGAGACCGGGCGCGCGGCCCCGCGCCCCGCGCACCGGGCCAAGGCCCCGGCCACCAAGCCCCGCCCCGCGGTCGCCAAGGCCCTCAAGAGCGCCCACTCCAACGGGAACGGGCGCACGCACGAGCTCGATCAGCTCGGCAGCGACGGCGGGTTCACCGAGTTCTAA
- a CDS encoding GMC family oxidoreductase has protein sequence MADIRPEWTDPARTPIDFIIVGAGAGGAPLAARLAERGYTVLVTEMGPKQPPKPTDAVVENTEVPLLHPEVTEDPRHALRFFVKHFDTDPTGSHDPKQYVPPQNSTAIHPEDEHGIFYPRAQGVGGCTVHNAMITVSGPSEDWDQITEATGDESWRGERMRSYFERVEHCHYNKPSRIRRFLKKYLRVPTGWEDDRHGKRGWLNTTVADLGLLFRDWRLLKVVAGAAFGALRAGVETLRNLLRWAWLTDKSFPNLDPNHWRRMRTGGEGLLRIPCAISPDGTRSDPRARLFAILADQHHGPRIQLLTGVCVTGIEFKTDVPAATVGGVQTTLQAIGVRCVPQEHVYEADPAARTVAGWEAKQVRLYCRREVLLCGGAFNTPQLLMLSGIGCQKHLTEQGIETRVNVPGVGQNLQDRYEVPVVATVRGEFESLAGLGTTSHGKVGEDDPHLKRWREQPRHSAAERGVYSTNGGLIGILKRSNQEDSVPDLFIFALAGYFPGYHVGYSKPAAFVRQLTPAEAAKTLPPEEQAAQDAKAAATPKRTVTWLILKSRTRHHGGEVRLRSTSPFRRPDINFRSFPLGTSDKDALALADGITFIEEFLESGKRKGIIESYGCPGLSDPPFSGDRSKWVRSIAWGHHACGTCRIGSDADDDAVLDSRFRVRGVQGLRVVDACVFPRIPGIFIVTNVYMVAEKAADVLTEDHPLTNLPPECRAALADEPVMRSRPEYEERRVYPKELEAAEAALVWQRREAAYRAPAGAKKQPAEAP, from the coding sequence ATGGCCGATATCCGACCCGAGTGGACCGACCCCGCACGCACCCCGATCGACTTCATCATCGTCGGCGCGGGGGCTGGCGGTGCGCCGCTCGCAGCGCGCCTCGCCGAGCGCGGGTACACGGTCCTCGTCACCGAAATGGGACCGAAACAGCCCCCCAAACCCACGGACGCGGTCGTCGAGAACACCGAGGTACCGCTCCTGCACCCCGAAGTCACCGAAGACCCGCGGCACGCGCTGCGGTTCTTCGTGAAGCACTTCGACACCGACCCGACCGGCAGCCACGACCCGAAGCAGTACGTACCGCCGCAGAATTCGACAGCGATTCACCCGGAGGACGAACACGGCATCTTCTACCCCCGCGCGCAGGGCGTGGGCGGTTGCACGGTTCACAACGCGATGATTACGGTTTCGGGACCGTCGGAGGACTGGGACCAGATCACCGAAGCGACCGGTGACGAGAGCTGGCGCGGCGAGCGCATGCGGTCGTACTTCGAGCGCGTCGAGCACTGCCACTACAACAAGCCGTCGCGCATCCGGCGCTTCCTCAAGAAATACCTCCGCGTGCCGACCGGCTGGGAAGACGACCGGCACGGCAAACGCGGGTGGCTGAACACCACCGTGGCCGACCTGGGGTTGCTGTTCCGCGACTGGCGGCTCCTGAAAGTGGTCGCGGGGGCCGCGTTCGGCGCGCTCCGGGCGGGCGTTGAAACCCTGCGCAACCTCCTGCGGTGGGCGTGGCTCACGGACAAATCGTTCCCGAACCTCGACCCGAACCACTGGCGGCGAATGCGCACGGGCGGGGAAGGGCTCCTCCGCATCCCGTGCGCGATCTCGCCGGACGGCACGCGGTCCGATCCGCGTGCGCGACTCTTCGCGATACTCGCGGACCAGCACCACGGCCCGCGCATTCAACTACTGACGGGCGTGTGCGTCACCGGCATCGAGTTCAAAACGGATGTCCCCGCGGCAACTGTGGGTGGGGTCCAAACAACTCTCCAGGCGATCGGCGTCCGGTGCGTTCCGCAGGAACACGTTTACGAGGCGGACCCGGCCGCGCGCACCGTTGCCGGATGGGAAGCGAAACAGGTCCGGCTGTACTGCCGGCGCGAAGTGCTCCTGTGCGGCGGGGCGTTCAACACGCCGCAGCTCCTGATGCTCTCCGGGATCGGTTGCCAGAAGCACCTTACCGAGCAGGGCATCGAAACCCGCGTGAATGTGCCCGGGGTGGGGCAGAACCTTCAGGACCGGTACGAGGTGCCGGTAGTCGCGACCGTTCGTGGAGAGTTCGAGAGCCTCGCCGGACTGGGGACGACCTCCCACGGCAAGGTCGGGGAGGACGATCCGCACCTGAAGCGCTGGCGCGAACAACCCCGGCACTCGGCCGCGGAACGCGGGGTTTATTCGACCAACGGCGGGCTGATCGGCATCCTGAAGCGATCGAATCAGGAAGACTCGGTCCCGGACTTATTCATCTTCGCGCTGGCCGGGTACTTCCCCGGCTATCACGTCGGTTACTCGAAGCCCGCCGCGTTCGTGCGGCAACTTACGCCGGCCGAAGCCGCCAAGACGCTCCCCCCCGAAGAACAAGCCGCGCAAGACGCGAAGGCCGCGGCGACGCCAAAGAGAACCGTCACGTGGCTGATCCTTAAATCGCGCACGCGGCACCACGGCGGCGAGGTGCGGCTCCGTTCGACCAGCCCGTTCCGCAGGCCCGACATCAACTTCCGCTCGTTTCCGCTCGGTACGAGCGACAAGGACGCACTCGCACTGGCCGACGGCATCACGTTCATTGAGGAGTTCCTCGAAAGCGGTAAGCGGAAGGGGATCATCGAGAGCTACGGCTGCCCCGGCCTCAGCGACCCGCCGTTCTCCGGGGACCGGAGTAAGTGGGTGCGGAGCATCGCCTGGGGGCACCACGCTTGCGGCACATGTCGCATCGGCAGCGACGCGGACGACGACGCCGTACTCGACAGCCGGTTCCGCGTGCGCGGGGTTCAGGGGCTGCGGGTGGTGGATGCGTGCGTGTTCCCGCGCATTCCGGGCATCTTCATCGTCACCAACGTGTACATGGTGGCCGAGAAAGCCGCCGACGTGCTCACTGAAGATCACCCGTTGACCAACTTGCCCCCCGAGTGCCGGGCGGCACTGGCCGACGAGCCGGTGATGCGGTCGCGCCCCGAGTACGAGGAGCGGCGCGTGTACCCGAAGGAACTGGAAGCGGCCGAGGCCGCACTGGTCTGGCAGCGGCGCGAGGCCGCGTATCGAGCGCCGGCCGGGGCGAAGAAACAACCGGCGGAGGCCCCCTAA
- a CDS encoding WD40 repeat domain-containing protein, producing the protein MFVWQAHKGSVRAVAFSPDGTRLVTATGSSRSVSLWNPITGELARKLDLGIRDSVAQSVAFAPDAPLLAVGMSGSVRVWDTVNWNEIAILTPREKGGSDGFFEVAFGRGSNPLLAAGAKNRVCVWDDAGRVQATGTRYPDTEFAIGNVPCLDFSPDSSLLATNGLAKAKLWESTTGKKVREIPHTHSSHPGPIKFSPDGTHLVVGYRKLVSIYPITEPDGEPVTCTGHTQLVWSACWSADGRALLTASKDGTARLWEPSSGTELKTFEWGIGEIRTAAFSADGLLGAAAGNDGKVVVWDVDA; encoded by the coding sequence ATGTTCGTGTGGCAAGCTCACAAAGGCTCCGTCCGGGCGGTCGCGTTCAGCCCGGATGGAACCCGGCTCGTCACCGCGACCGGAAGTTCCCGGTCGGTCTCGTTGTGGAACCCGATCACCGGCGAGTTGGCTCGCAAGCTCGACCTGGGAATCCGGGACAGCGTCGCGCAGTCGGTCGCGTTCGCGCCCGATGCCCCGTTGCTCGCGGTGGGCATGTCCGGTTCGGTCCGCGTGTGGGACACGGTGAACTGGAACGAGATCGCCATTCTCACCCCCCGGGAGAAAGGGGGGAGCGACGGGTTCTTTGAAGTGGCGTTCGGCCGCGGCTCGAATCCGCTACTCGCGGCCGGTGCCAAGAACCGCGTGTGCGTTTGGGACGACGCGGGGCGGGTGCAAGCGACAGGCACGCGGTACCCGGACACGGAATTCGCGATCGGCAACGTGCCCTGTTTGGATTTTTCCCCGGACAGTTCGCTCCTGGCGACGAACGGCCTCGCGAAAGCCAAGTTGTGGGAGTCGACAACGGGGAAGAAGGTCCGCGAGATCCCGCACACGCATTCCTCGCACCCCGGCCCGATCAAGTTCTCCCCGGACGGCACGCACCTCGTCGTCGGGTACCGGAAACTCGTTTCGATCTACCCGATTACGGAACCCGATGGGGAACCGGTTACTTGCACCGGGCACACACAACTGGTGTGGTCCGCGTGCTGGTCGGCTGATGGGCGTGCCCTTCTCACCGCGTCCAAGGACGGCACCGCACGGTTGTGGGAGCCATCTTCTGGCACGGAGCTGAAAACGTTCGAGTGGGGAATCGGCGAGATCCGCACGGCCGCGTTCAGCGCGGACGGGCTGTTGGGCGCGGCCGCGGGCAACGACGGGAAGGTCGTTGTCTGGGACGTGGACGCATAA
- a CDS encoding DUF4331 family protein, giving the protein MIALHHRPLGWIAAALLVALVATPVAASDHADPITLDRQEGGITDLFVFPASDMVRRVKEPAGKDQPERTRAVTSKEANRLVIVFCVRRSLTASPPFEGLDQFTYKIHADLHSANEASFQKDDPNLARYGGTIKAPENIDPDFTITIRLDNNTKFVEKDVSIKEGTEWKRPKMADNIQWYSGVRDDPFIFPMFFGTNVIAMAISIPFDCFPGGQQDFLFWATSHNRSTQIDHVGRSQRTQLPRFDVLNTLPPKEHVSALHKQDQDPGLKTDFLRTRIRPVFNLRPYDFQPDVMVYTRRFDARFPNGRQLEDDVADLTCKQGDCQLFELSFALKDPKPYAATGGRPNKNDKEFSDTFPYLADPWPDKDPVPVPQLTSKNQFYVIAAIVLIVLVFLFPWALYFWSKKQLRRLRATLLTRIPQPPAAPGLTPSARPAGGAQ; this is encoded by the coding sequence ATGATTGCGTTGCACCATCGGCCCCTCGGTTGGATCGCCGCCGCGCTCCTCGTCGCGCTGGTCGCTACCCCGGTGGCCGCCTCCGACCACGCGGACCCGATCACTCTCGATCGCCAGGAGGGGGGAATCACGGACCTATTTGTGTTCCCCGCTTCGGACATGGTTCGGCGCGTGAAGGAGCCAGCGGGAAAGGATCAGCCGGAACGAACCCGCGCGGTCACCAGCAAAGAAGCGAACCGGCTGGTCATCGTGTTCTGCGTTCGGCGCTCGCTCACCGCGTCGCCTCCCTTCGAGGGGCTCGACCAGTTCACGTACAAGATCCACGCGGACCTGCACTCGGCGAACGAGGCTAGTTTCCAAAAGGACGACCCGAACCTCGCGCGCTACGGCGGCACCATCAAAGCGCCGGAGAATATCGACCCCGATTTCACCATCACCATCCGGCTCGATAACAACACGAAATTCGTGGAGAAGGACGTTTCCATCAAGGAAGGTACCGAGTGGAAGCGGCCGAAGATGGCCGACAACATCCAGTGGTACTCCGGGGTGCGCGACGACCCGTTCATCTTCCCGATGTTCTTCGGGACCAACGTCATCGCAATGGCGATCAGCATCCCGTTCGATTGCTTCCCGGGCGGGCAGCAGGACTTCCTCTTTTGGGCCACCTCGCACAACCGCAGCACACAGATCGACCACGTCGGGCGCAGCCAGCGCACGCAGCTCCCGCGCTTTGATGTGCTGAACACCTTGCCCCCGAAGGAGCACGTTTCCGCGCTCCACAAACAGGACCAAGACCCGGGGCTGAAAACCGATTTTCTCCGCACGCGGATCCGCCCGGTGTTCAACCTGCGCCCCTACGACTTCCAACCGGACGTGATGGTGTACACGCGCCGGTTCGATGCGCGGTTCCCGAACGGGCGGCAACTCGAAGACGACGTCGCGGACCTGACGTGCAAACAGGGGGACTGTCAGCTCTTCGAGTTGTCCTTCGCGCTCAAAGATCCGAAACCCTACGCCGCCACCGGCGGCCGACCGAACAAGAACGACAAGGAGTTCTCGGACACGTTCCCCTATCTGGCCGATCCGTGGCCGGACAAAGACCCGGTTCCCGTTCCGCAACTGACCTCGAAGAACCAGTTTTATGTGATCGCGGCAATCGTGCTGATCGTGCTCGTCTTCTTGTTTCCGTGGGCGTTGTACTTCTGGTCGAAGAAGCAGCTCCGGCGCCTGCGCGCAACGCTCCTGACCCGTATCCCCCAACCACCCGCGGCACCCGGCTTGACGCCCAGTGCTCGACCCGCGGGAGGAGCGCAATGA
- a CDS encoding methyl-accepting chemotaxis protein, which produces MLTPMLAALMKVRIGPRLIGGFLLIASGCAFLGYTALGALGEIRAFQVNAATNLVPGLINLDKARAGALRAQRAERTLIACGQRGDEPGIRSARESVEIGWNSMNEGLKGYDALPLDEKETVLWKQVQAALGEWKRDHDEIMGLAARREFEKADEAAARELKTANRMNELLQQVIALQEEIAKDEEAQANRTYTAARTSLRATIAGCVLAAIGLGLVLSLSVTGPLGQTVAVLESVTRGDLTKHAEIDSQDEVGRLAAALNTAIDTLRAARGRDADFAGQIAAVSKAQAVIEFKLDGTIVSANENFLQTMGYSLSEIQGRHHSMFAEPAFASSPEYREFWARLNRGEYVASEFKRIGKGGKEVWIQASYNPIFDLNGKPYKVVKYATDITVAKNMEQKIKESGERDRERAAELQHKVATITTTVSSLAAGDFTRPVPDLGTDEVGQMAAALNRAVDAMRTALEGVREVSEHLADASSQLSSSSGELSTGAQEQASSLEETASTMEEITATVKQNSDSAQQARQLASSSKDVAEKGGQVVGSAVEAMSEINQSSKKIADIITTIDEIAFQTNLLALNAAVEAARAGEQGRGFAVVASEVRNLAQRSATSAKEIKSLIEDSVKKVDAGTELVNRSGATLGDIVTSVKRVTDIITEIAAASKEQSTGIDQVNKAVSQMDSITQRNASQTEEVSATAQALTDHAEQLRDLVARFKLGDEGRAVPRVTPKVGRAKPPATKPRPAVARAMSTGNGRAHELDRLGSAGNDGFTEF; this is translated from the coding sequence ATGCTCACGCCCATGCTCGCCGCGCTCATGAAAGTCCGGATCGGCCCGCGGCTGATCGGCGGGTTCCTTTTGATCGCGTCCGGGTGCGCGTTCCTCGGGTACACGGCCCTGGGCGCGCTCGGAGAGATTCGGGCGTTCCAGGTAAACGCCGCCACCAACCTCGTTCCGGGCCTCATCAACCTCGATAAGGCCCGGGCCGGCGCCCTGCGCGCCCAGCGGGCCGAGCGCACGCTGATCGCGTGCGGACAGCGGGGCGACGAACCGGGAATTCGGAGCGCCCGCGAGAGCGTTGAAATCGGATGGAACTCGATGAACGAGGGGCTCAAGGGGTACGACGCGCTCCCGCTGGACGAGAAGGAAACTGTGCTTTGGAAACAAGTACAGGCGGCGCTGGGCGAATGGAAGCGCGACCACGACGAGATCATGGGGCTCGCCGCGCGGCGCGAGTTCGAGAAGGCGGACGAGGCGGCCGCGCGCGAACTGAAGACGGCCAACCGGATGAACGAGCTCCTGCAACAGGTCATCGCCCTTCAAGAAGAAATCGCCAAGGACGAAGAGGCGCAGGCCAACCGCACGTACACGGCCGCGCGCACCTCGCTTCGGGCGACGATCGCCGGGTGTGTCCTCGCGGCCATCGGGCTCGGGTTGGTGCTCTCCCTATCGGTCACCGGTCCACTCGGACAGACGGTGGCGGTTCTCGAGAGCGTGACCAGGGGCGATCTCACCAAGCACGCGGAGATCGACTCCCAAGACGAGGTGGGGCGCCTGGCGGCGGCCCTGAACACGGCCATTGATACGCTCCGGGCGGCCCGCGGGCGCGACGCGGACTTCGCGGGCCAGATCGCGGCCGTGAGCAAGGCCCAGGCGGTGATCGAGTTCAAGCTCGACGGGACCATCGTGAGCGCCAACGAGAACTTCCTCCAGACGATGGGGTACAGCCTGTCGGAGATCCAGGGCCGGCACCACAGTATGTTCGCCGAACCCGCGTTCGCGTCCAGTCCCGAGTACCGCGAGTTCTGGGCACGTCTGAACCGCGGCGAGTACGTCGCGAGCGAGTTCAAGCGGATCGGTAAGGGCGGCAAGGAGGTCTGGATTCAGGCCTCGTACAACCCGATCTTCGATCTCAACGGTAAGCCCTACAAGGTGGTCAAGTACGCCACCGACATCACCGTCGCCAAGAACATGGAACAGAAGATCAAAGAGAGCGGCGAACGGGACCGGGAGCGGGCCGCGGAACTGCAGCACAAGGTGGCGACAATTACAACCACGGTGAGCTCGCTGGCGGCGGGGGACTTCACGAGGCCCGTCCCGGACCTGGGGACCGACGAGGTGGGCCAGATGGCCGCGGCGCTGAACCGGGCCGTCGATGCCATGCGCACCGCGCTCGAGGGCGTGCGCGAGGTGTCCGAGCACCTCGCCGACGCCTCGAGCCAGCTCTCCTCGTCGAGTGGCGAGCTCTCGACCGGTGCTCAGGAGCAAGCGAGCAGCCTCGAAGAAACCGCCAGTACGATGGAAGAGATTACGGCGACCGTCAAGCAGAACTCGGACAGCGCGCAGCAGGCCCGGCAACTGGCCAGCAGCTCCAAGGACGTGGCCGAGAAGGGCGGGCAAGTGGTCGGCAGCGCGGTCGAGGCCATGAGCGAAATCAACCAGTCGTCCAAGAAGATCGCGGACATCATCACGACGATCGACGAGATCGCGTTCCAGACGAACCTGCTGGCCCTGAACGCGGCCGTGGAAGCGGCCCGGGCCGGGGAGCAGGGGCGCGGGTTCGCCGTCGTCGCCTCCGAAGTCCGCAACCTGGCGCAACGCTCGGCCACGTCCGCGAAGGAGATCAAATCGCTGATCGAGGATTCGGTCAAGAAGGTCGACGCGGGAACCGAACTCGTGAACCGCTCGGGGGCCACGCTCGGGGACATCGTAACGTCGGTGAAGCGCGTGACCGACATCATCACCGAGATCGCGGCCGCGAGCAAGGAGCAGTCCACGGGCATCGATCAGGTCAACAAGGCCGTGTCCCAGATGGACTCCATCACTCAACGGAACGCCTCGCAGACCGAGGAGGTGTCCGCCACGGCCCAGGCCCTCACGGACCACGCTGAGCAGCTCCGCGACCTCGTCGCCCGGTTCAAACTCGGTGACGAGGGGCGCGCGGTCCCGCGCGTCACGCCCAAAGTCGGGCGCGCGAAGCCCCCGGCCACCAAGCCCCGACCCGCGGTCGCCCGTGCGATGAGTACCGGGAACGGCCGCGCCCACGAACTCGACCGCCTCGGCAGTGCCGGCAACGACGGGTTCACCGAGTTCTAG
- a CDS encoding glycerophosphodiester phosphodiesterase family protein — MRWICALFVGSWAAFAGATDEPKVFLPYTKPTLIAHRGASADAPEHTIAAYELALKHGADFVEPDLQMTKDGVLVCLHDTTLERTTDVAKVYPDRVKEIRGKKTWPVAEFTLAEIQKLDAGSWKDAKFAGARVVTFQQMIDTVKGKAGIIPETKAPEVYGKLGLNMEKALMEALKANKLDTPGADPKTPIIIQSFSAASLKALRKDHGCKLPLVYLLGAGEASKDELKRTKEFADGIAPNKALVLARPGLVADAHELGLSVTVWTFRSGQTGKFKSVREEMAHFLKELKVDAVFTDNTDQFPRK, encoded by the coding sequence ATGCGCTGGATCTGTGCCCTATTCGTGGGTTCGTGGGCTGCTTTCGCGGGTGCGACTGATGAGCCGAAGGTTTTTCTGCCGTATACGAAGCCAACACTGATCGCCCACCGCGGCGCGTCCGCGGACGCCCCCGAGCACACGATCGCGGCCTACGAACTGGCTCTCAAGCACGGGGCCGATTTCGTCGAGCCGGACCTGCAGATGACAAAGGACGGGGTGCTCGTGTGCCTGCACGACACGACCCTGGAGCGGACCACGGACGTCGCCAAGGTGTACCCGGATCGCGTGAAAGAGATCAGGGGTAAGAAGACGTGGCCGGTAGCCGAGTTCACGCTGGCCGAAATTCAGAAACTCGACGCCGGATCGTGGAAGGACGCCAAGTTCGCCGGAGCGCGCGTGGTCACGTTCCAACAGATGATTGACACAGTGAAAGGAAAGGCCGGCATCATTCCAGAAACGAAAGCCCCAGAGGTGTACGGGAAGCTCGGGCTGAACATGGAGAAGGCGCTCATGGAAGCGCTGAAGGCGAACAAGCTCGATACCCCCGGCGCGGACCCGAAGACCCCGATCATCATTCAATCGTTCAGCGCGGCGAGTCTGAAGGCGCTGCGGAAGGATCACGGGTGCAAACTGCCGCTGGTGTATCTCCTGGGAGCTGGGGAAGCGTCCAAAGACGAACTGAAGCGCACCAAAGAATTCGCCGACGGGATCGCGCCGAACAAGGCGCTGGTGTTGGCCCGCCCGGGTTTGGTGGCGGACGCGCACGAACTGGGCCTGAGCGTGACCGTCTGGACGTTCCGGTCCGGCCAGACCGGGAAGTTCAAGTCCGTGCGCGAGGAAATGGCTCACTTCTTGAAGGAACTGAAGGTCGATGCCGTGTTCACCGACAACACCGATCAGTTCCCACGAAAGTGA